A window of Salmo trutta chromosome 33, fSalTru1.1, whole genome shotgun sequence genomic DNA:
tatatcagaccataaACCACAGGTatgataaaacatgtattttcacTCAATTATGTTGGCAAccaatttataatagcaataaggcacctcaggggtttagccgtggtatattggccatataccacaccaccttgggccttattgctgaaATGAACATCTGATATGAAGATGCAGCTGAGCCTGTGGCACAACCTCCCTTTGAATGTGACCCAGGGAGGCTACAGTTGCTGCAGAGAGGTAGTGAAATACTAAGATCCAATGATATGAATATGAATTATACATATCACAATATAAACAATGAATTTCCCAGCCCTAGTAGAAATATATTCATACAGAAATATGAAAAAACATGAAGACATTTTTCTTAGAGAATTACAGTACTTCAAAcaggtaatgtactgtactgaccagtttATCCTATTATGTGATGCAATAACACGGTTATTAGTCAACTTAAAAAAGGGTGAAAAGGCTTTCTGTTTGGGGGACATGTTCACAGTCAACAAGAAATGTTGAGCAGCCAATGAGAATCTCTCCAAGCATTTTCTCAGATACTCATTTCAGATCTGAGGTTTTTATTTCCCTTGAAAAATTGTGTTTGTTACTTATTGTCTATAAATGCAGTGAAATGCCCCCTCAGTATTTCACTGCTGAGGCCAAGTCTCTTGATGGTAACTATAACACTTACAAAAAGTAAACATGCAGCCAGGTGATGAAATGTTAAATATGATTATTACAACTTGAGGTTTGGTGTTCTTCTTTGAGCTTGTCCAGGTACTCAATCCTCTGCTTATGGTTCTTATGGTCCACAAGCTTGCAGTTATCCTCAGACCGGTAGGGGGCAGGTTTGCCGACATTCAGACATCTCACTAAAATCACCATACATTAGCTAGATTCACTACAAAGGGACCCTCTTAAAACAAATCATGGACTAAGACAGCGCCTGATATCATTGCCACGACTGGAGCAACATGGAGATTGATGCCTCCCATAAAATTATCCAGCCTGTCAACTAGAGCAAGTTGCCATTTTCTGCATTCCATTTGATAATTTAATTTATTAAAAACTACATACAATTACAATAACCCCAGCAGATCCTGATGCCCTTCTCACCTGAAGCAGTCACTCCTGGTCTCGCTCCTTCCGGCTCACCTCTAGGCAGTGGTTCCTCAGCTCCTGGACACTGGTCTGAGACTGGGCCAACAGGGATTTCTGACTCGTCAGTCTAATCAAcaccaaaaaaataaatactgagaaaaaaaacatttgcataCACACTACACAAGTATATTCCACATAGAATCTGTGTGATAAGAGAACAAAGTGTTATTTGCATACCTTTCCTGAGCCTCAGTATGACTATTCTCTACAAATGAAAGGAAATGAAGAAATATGAAAAAGCACCTATTACAAACAATGGTATTTTCAAATTATTAAAACTACATTTTCAGGTGAACAGGGGAGTTGAGTGATTGATACACAGACCATtgcactcctctcctcctgcagctCTCTCAAGACGTTCTGATGAATGGCCTCATTTAAAACATCCCTGTCAATTAAAATATATACATCAGACACTTCACAAAGTAACAGTCTGATAACACTTGGGTTGCAAAAATCCATCGGTAAAAATTAGATTTGAATGGACTAACCCATTTGTGTTCCCATTCTGAGCCAGTTGGTTCTGCTTGGCGTAGAACTCGTTAAGAACAGCTTGAATCTCCATTCGCACCATTTCCTTCTCATTCAGCTGACCCAGTGGGAAATCATCACAGACTAGTTAAACACCATATGTGTTATATCAATGTGTTAATTAAGTGTCTCAAGATTGGAAGTTTAGCATTCATCATGACATGCAGTAAACAAACCACACCTTGAGCTTCTGGATCTCCTCGTTCTTGGCGGCCCTTTTTGTCACGGgatactaggagtggtggtagagtcaggcgcagagagcagaggtgaaGTATAACGACCTTTATTCTTCCCGGCACAAAACGGTCAACGCCAAAACCAACGGGCGCGTAAAACAAATTACCAACCCAGTACAACGGGCAAAACAGTCCGGAGAGAGAATACAAGGCgtaagccagcacatccaaaaataCACACAACAGTAAacgtaatcccgcacaaacctgggcgggctaagcaggcttaaataaacacaaatcaagaacACAATAGGGAAaaggtgcaaccaataagactaaacaaacagaaaaggaaaaagggatcagcggtggctagtaggccggcgacaacgaccgTCGAGCGCCGTTCGAGCAGGCAGGgtagccaccttcggtgggattcgtgacacttTCATAGTTAAGCTCAGTGAGGGGCACCTCCATAGTCATCATGGAGGAGCGTCGGCTCTCCAGCTCCTTCTCCTGGCTCTCCACCACCAGAGTCAGGTCAGGGTTGAAGCTTCAGGGGGTGTGAGGTGTCCGACAGATAAATCAACCAGATAAGCGATTAAACCATCTCTTGATCAGACAGAGTTCCCTAGTAAAGCATACAGGAAGGAAAACCATCAGACACAAGCATCCATTACCTGTGGAAGCACTTTAGGGATGACGGATGACTGTGGAACATGATTGGCACTCTCACCTCTGACAGTCCTCTCAACCGCCTCTTGCTGTTGTTTTAACTGGTGAAAAGCAGGTAGGGAAATCAAATAAGTAGAGATAATTGTACGATCTATTTTGTTTGGTCTAAAATCTGACATTTTCCATGCTACTGTAGCCCTTGATTTGTTTTCAGTGGCTCTTGTATGTGCATAGAAAAAAATGGCCTGGTACCTTCCCCTGGAGAGTGGTAGCCACCTTCTGGGCAGTCTGATCCTGTGAAGCTTGGAGAAGACCTGCCTGCTCATCTAACACCTTGGTGAGTCGCTCCACCTCCTCAGTGGCATAGACCAACTCCTCCTGTAACACCTCCACCTGAGGACAAAACATCCATCCAGACGTTGTCATAATGGTGGAATTCAGGCATGCAAAAAGTCTggttggccatttgattaattgttcagcagtcttatggcttgggggtagaagatttttaggagcctcttggacctatacttggcactccggtaccgcttgccatgcggtagcagagagaccagtctatgacttggggttgaggttgaaaatgtcagtgaagacacttttcagttggtccgcacatgctccGAGTACATgacctggtaatccatctggccccgcggccttgtgaatgttgacctgtttaaaggtcttgctcacatcggctaaggAGAGCATGGTCACACCGTCGTCCGGGACAGCTGgtactctcatgcatgcttcagtgttgcttggctcgaagcgagcataaaaagacatttagcccgtctggtaggctcacgtcactgggcaacTCGCATCAAAGCTCAAGATGCCGCTAGTTGTTATGCTTAAAATTAACTCCAAATCTCACCTCTCTGATTAGAAGCTACCTTCCTTTATGCTGCTTCTCTCAGGTCCTGGAGCTCTGCTTGCATCCTGGAGTTGTGTTCCTTGAGCTCCTCTCTCTCGGCGCAAGGAGCATTGTACATATCCTATAAGAACAAAccaggtaaaaaataaatacattggtGAACTAcagtaaaaaaatgtaagtaTAAAAGTTAAAAATGATAATGAATTAAGAGGTAAACAAATGACTTGAGTCAGTACCGTAAGGTCCTTGACACCTGCAAACAGCATGGCAAGGCCCTGATCCTTCTGGCCCAGCTTACTGCAGAGGTCCCTGGCCTGGTTGATCAGCTCCAggacaaacacaaaacaagagACTTCTGAGATTAGATGTATCAAATACATGCAAACTGAATTATATCCCCAAATAATAGTAATTACTGGCAGGTAATTTAAGTGAGCAGACTTACTTTTTCTTGTTCAATCTTTTTTTCAAGGCTGGATATGGTCCCATTGGCAGTTGTCAGATTTGGTTCAAGGCTTGCCATAGTCTTTCAAAGTAAATATACAAACGAAGACCGGGCCAATTACAGTTGATTGGAGATTAAGATCCAATTATGTCAAATAGTTTAACTGTATTTGACAAAACTAAAAACAATACTAGTGATAACACTACATTAACCACCATgtacacaataacaataacaatgaaTGAAGGACAGGTCTGTTTTTTGGTTTTGTGTAATCCAGTCAGACACTTGCTTCTTTAGCACTACATTCTGCTCCATATTCTGAACAAGCTCTCTGGGGAGAAACAAATCAAACATgtcaacaaaacatttaaaatacacTTCAAAAAGGTCTCATCATGCACAAACAGAAAATACGCCTTTATACAACTCACTCTAAAGTGCTCTCTCTAGCCTCTCTCAACTGGGAGGTCATATTGGTTTGTGTGTTCTTTCAGACTGAAGAGCTTTTGTCAATCCCTACAATTCAACCAACATATTCATCAATAAAAACGAATCACACTCAATCCTCCATAGAGGTTAAACTGTAATTTCATACAAATGAGACAGGTaggctctgaatgtccttaacaGAGAAGCGGGCTTGGTTGGTTTAAAAAGGAGCTGACTGACAGTGATTTGGGCCTGCTGAGCTATGATGTCCTGCTGGTTGTCctctagctgctgccttgactgGTCTGCCTCAAACTCGGCCTGGATCTGGTCAAAGGCATCCTGCAGGGACCGCTGCTGCTCCAGGGGCTGCTCCCACTCCCGcctaaaggagagcgagagagaaaatgtGAGGGGGTGAGATGAGTCTGCAGACTACTATGGTGAAAGTACAATTGTGTCTGGGTAGAGAGAGCCAGAACTAGCTGCTCCTTCAGCTTTTTCACCTCAGCCTGTAGCTGCCTCATGTTCCCATGCATGTCTTCGTTGATCAGGGCCTGATAAAGCACAATGAATCACATGAGGAGATGCTCACTAAACTACCACAGATACAATATCTATTACAATCAGTATCATAGTATCATGGTGacagatagcctagcggttaacaacattgggacagtaaccgaaaggttgctggttcaaatcccagagacggcaaggtggaaaaatctgtctttctgcccttgagcaacacagttaacccccaacaatgACTGCTCACGGGTGCCAAATAAgtagattaaggcagccccctgcacctctatGATTCAGAGGGGTCGGGTTAAATGCGGaggacacatttcggttgaattcattcagttgtgcaactgactaggtttcccctttcCCCTCCTATATGGAGAAAAGTTTTAGTAGCATATTTAATAACTATTGCGATAAACCCAACTTTGCATACTAACCTCGTTTTTGATCAACTTGGCTCTCTGGGCGATTTGAAAGGTGGATACAGTTTCCACAAAGCACTTGGGTGCACATTGGCTATAATCTAGGTCTTAACATTACCTCCAAGAGAGTTCTGCAGGAAAATAGTTGTTATGTTAGGAAAAACAAGGTTCATTAAATCATCAACCTGAGAGAACCGATAAAACAAAATCACTGGCACTTCTCATATTTCAATGTCAGTTACATTCTGCTCACCCTTTCTACCTCCTTGCTGATGAGGAACAACAGGTACTCAAAACATAGAGGGATAACCCCCCCGTTGGTCATCAGTGAAGTTGTCAAAATCAGACAGACCTCAGGAAAGAACACACGCAACCTTTAGTACTGAGTCACTTCAAAGAAATGAAGGTGTCtttaaaaataaaacagtttGCCCACtgtgaaaaaaatctatttacagcACTGAAAAATCTGTGAGATATTACAGCACTTAATAAAACATGAATGAACTCTAAAACAATAAGAACATCACTCACTAGGCAAAAACGGTGCCATTGTATCCATTCATACATGACACAACGATATTCTTGGCCACACAGGAGAATACAGAATCCTGttgcacacagagagaggagacagaataaatgaatgaattaaaATGTAGCTTGGTTTGACTTAAACCTCTATCCACTGATGTGTGAATTACTCCAGGTTACAGCAACTGTAACAGTCTGTCCACCAACACAGACCTGAGTGACGTCGATGTCAGCAACATGGTTATAGGTGAATGTCCGCGCACCGGCTTGATGTGCAGGCAGATGGTGTTCGGAGAGGTGACAGAGACCTTGGTATCCATCAGTGGTTAGGCTGGTCCCATGGATCAGAGGTCTCACCCGCACAAACACTTTAATCGAGTCAGTGTCACCACTACATTACAGAACACAAACATTAAAGTGTTAATACAATTTACTATCAGCCTGGGTGCCAGTTTCTACTTTCTTGCCAACTTCTTCTAGAATTGTCATGACAAACATGAGCCACTGGCAGTATAAGTTTCCAAATGAGGCAGGGCAACTCATGTCAGTATGTGTAGAGTGAGTCAAGTTATTATTAAATTGAAGACAATGGCCAGCTCGTGAGAAATTAGCAATAACATTAAGCCACATTACCTGTTGGTTACTTGGTCATGCTGCATTGAGCAACTGCCAGATTTTGAATCTGATAACagaatacagtgagctccaaaagtactgGGACAGTGACACTTcttgttgttttggctttgtacTCCAGCaccttggatttgaaatgatacaatgactgaggttaaagtgcagtggatgctaccatgattacagataatccttaatgaatcgtgaataatgatgagtgagaactTTACAGGCATAATATCATACcaccccaaaaatgctaacctcccatcATTGAAATGGCATCTATACTTGTAACTTACTCActaatcattattcacgattaattcaagactatccgtaatcatggtagcatccacattaatgtaggaCTGTTTAGAAATATAtcctattcttatttacaataaaagtgacacaaatgacaatacattatttaccaatCATTTATAaagggcacaaaataatctgtaacaaccaaaacaaacggcaaatgcattcaacaagtttgtagcaTCTCAAGCCTGATGTAATCATTGAGtgataggaatatgggaccaaatactaaacttttgactactttaatacacacaagtgaatttgtcccaatacttttggtcctctAAAAATAGGGAGACTAGCTATGTACAAAAagggctgtaatttctaaacggttccccgatatggatgaaaatatcctcaaatttAAGATGACAGTCTGCATGTTAACCTTAGTCATTGTAGTTAGTTATACAACGGGTGGTTCTAATcctaaatgctgattggttaaaaccccattccagccattgtctattccacaagttaccacctgcTAAATGTATGAAGttaatgcctatttactctgatccatctgactgcacaattcagtctcatcagcccagccaggcaatttataaacttaatCTCCAGTATAAAGAGCATTTAGActtttaagtgataatgcccgagaagccggtgtttggaggatatagtGGCACGGAGGCTGGAGACAAGTCGAGGGCCGGCAAACCATGCCAATATGTCCTCCAAACTTAATCCACCCTAATAAAAATAGtacattgccaaaacaaacaaaaactccCACTTCTTCCTTTAATTCTCCATATCTCCCTTCTCAGGTTCTAGGacctgacgggatgaggtcaatatccttccaggatacccgggccaggtcaattagaaagccCTGCTCGAAGaggtgttttagggagcgtttgacagtgatgggggtggtcgtttgaccgcggacccatagcggacgcaggcaatgaggcaaggATCACTGAgttcctgattgaaaacagcagaggtgtatttggagtgcaagttggtcaggataatatctgagggtgcccatgtttacagatttagggttgtacctggtgggttccttgataatttgtgtgagattgaggacatcgagtttagattgtaggactgccggcgtgttaagcatatcccagtttaggtcacctaacagaacaaactctgaagatagatggggggcaatcaattcacatatggtatccagggcacagctgggagctgagggggtctataacaggcggcaacagtgagagatttatttctggagagattcattttttaatttagaagctcaaactgtttgggcatggacctggaaagtatgacagaactttgcaggctaactcctccccctttgacagttctatcttgacggaaaatgttgtagttggggatggaaatctctgAATTTTAGGTGGCCTtactaagccaggattcagacatggcaaggacatcagggttggcggagtgtgctaaagcagtgagtaaaacaaacttagggaggaggcttctgatgttaacatgcatgaaaccaaggcttttacggttacagaagtcaacaaatgagagcgcctggggacacacagggcctgggttaaactccacatcacccgaggaacagaggaggagtcggatgagggtacggctaaaggctatcaaaactggttgtctagtgcgttggggacagagaataaaaggagcagatttctgggcgtggtagaatagattcagggtaTAATGTACTgacgggtatggtagggtgcgggtacagtggaggtaaacccaggcattgagtgacgatgagagaggttgcatctctggaggcactcgttatgctaggtgaggtccgcatgtgtgggaggtgggacaaaagaggtatctgaggcatgttgagtggggctaggggctccgcagtaaaataaaacaatgataactaccctaaacaacagtatacaaggcatattaacattagagagaggcataaagcaatcacaggtgttgattgggagagctagctaagacaacagcaggtaagacaacaacagctaatcagctaagacaacaacaacaggtaaaatggcgatgaatgggcagagagggtcagttaactacacacagggcctgagttcgaggcaggggccgacagataaacaaaatggagtaccatgattaatgaacagtccagcaggcatcagctatgtagccaggtgatcatagggtccagtgaacatcaatagatgaaacagggaatcCGTTAGGTAGTTGTTACTAcgctagcaagcgggagacacggcgtACATAAAgatagcaggccggggctagcagaagcGTCTTCACCaacgtccggcaaaggccggttgagggcacaacggacggaattacgtcggcagaccagtcgtgatggatcggtgaggctccgtgtcgacaaagggtccacgccaattggcaaaagtaatttggtttgctagccgggagatgtgcctggctcaaggctaactggtgctagcttctgggacaagggcgttagccactatagccactgtAGCAGATaactagctgcgatgatccgatgcaaaggtccagagcttacggcaggaatccagAGATGTAGTGActtctagtcgtgttagtgaagagtccgggaggcaggccgggagatgggcctggctcaaggctagcttcggggctgggccactcggtagcagctagctagctgcgatgatatggagtaatggtccagagcttacggcaagaaTCTGGTGACTGCTATGGTGTGTGGTCATCCACACCCACtcccaaaatggctgctgtgccATTTCTTCCGCTTGCATTACTTGACATAGATCCAGAAAAACTAGATGTGTAAATCTAGTAAGTCCAGAACTGGCATAGTCCTTTAATGGGTCCTTTAAGACAACAGGGCAGATATTGTATGTTACCAGTGAGCTACAGTGGGCTCCAGGCCAGATTGAACTGGAAATGGACCGAAACACATCTGAGCCCTGTAGAAAAGTCCTGTGTCTGCAAGAACTCGGCcttgtgtgtagttaactgaccctctctgcctattcatcgccattttacttgttgttgttgtcttagctgattagctgttgttgtcttacccgttgttgtcttagctatctctcccaatcaacacctgtgattgctttatgcctctctttATGTcactctctaatgtcaatatgccttgtatacggttgtttaggatagttaccATTGTTTTAGTtcactgcggagcccctagtcccactcaacatacCTTAGATATCTcgtttgtcccacctcccacacatgcggttgcctcacccagcataactagtgcgtccagagatgcaacctctcttatcatcactcaatgcctaggtttacctccactgtacccgcaccctaccattcccgtcagtagaggatgcctggtcattctttaaaagtaatttcctca
This region includes:
- the LOC115172545 gene encoding kinesin-like protein KIF15-A; its protein translation is MEKSTYKCAGVQSQNNKKCHCPSTFGAHCILLSDSKSGSCSMQHDQVTNSGDTDSIKVFVRVRPLIHGTSLTTDGYQGLCHLSEHHLPAHQAGARTFTYNHVADIDVTQDSVFSCVAKNIVVSCMNGYNGTVFA